A region from the Rhodothermus sp. genome encodes:
- a CDS encoding histidine kinase encodes MPAAHRRFGLALLPLVALLALWPVGRMIHDGWELIRLTGQMPEAPPRGFDWVHWVSEEGRIVAGHVFPDGPAARAGIREGDVFYMLDFQPFFNLEDLKQTIDGLPPGSVHTYALFRDGNYIEARVQFTRYPTFLYPLSPSLWQFSLWGFTAGVFVHVLALLLLFPLARRSRRALLSLLLICVSALWFFSNLGRLLIVQFLGPPAPGSLQDRIFQLLTFTGLVGWIGFPTLLLRQIVHDLRLERPAFYHRSCYLPPLLLAAAVVLTTFRPFALPFTLEALIAPILFYVCCYVGLAAGLTLLLRSGRRTPSEGWNRSGSLLTLGFSGLLGLSVLDVVPLLGLVTDSMVGWLIVGTQLLSIAPIGLVSLATLKLGKVDLVLERTLVYGTVLGLIFLAFVGGMALMEPLVARSGTPPHVIGGLYVVVLLVLFERIARWLRHELPALFSTERQRTRQLLSRFQEQLRQMVSFEELAQQTVEVIGEAFRVRSVRIFFRPAESTPWVSAVYHPEPPYLTEPIVETIWPYFRQEGRIWARNPELNESRLPKEVQALLESRHVSLVIPITGEKRPLGLLILGGKRNRHAFYNLEELDLLRILSSQLALAIERLYLIERERALIRQNAEAQLVALRAQINPHFLFNALNTIAALINERPDEAEAAVEHLAAIFRHTLNTEGRSFVTLSEELQLVAHYLEIERARFGGKLQVSIDVPPDLLSFPVPAFAVQTLAENAVKHGLEKLRAGGTVQIRARRHADGLVEILVADTGVGIPALWEQNGQPTEGPLPFFGLGLRNVAARLEQLYGRRDLLRFESAPGQGTRVRLLLPAPTPQMVSPVNLNR; translated from the coding sequence GTGCCCGCTGCCCACCGTCGCTTTGGGCTTGCCCTGTTACCGCTGGTAGCCCTGCTTGCTTTATGGCCGGTTGGCCGTATGATCCACGACGGCTGGGAGCTGATCCGGCTGACCGGACAGATGCCGGAAGCTCCTCCTCGTGGCTTCGACTGGGTGCACTGGGTCTCCGAAGAAGGGCGTATCGTAGCCGGCCACGTCTTTCCTGATGGCCCGGCTGCCCGTGCCGGCATCCGGGAAGGGGATGTGTTTTACATGCTGGACTTCCAGCCGTTTTTCAACCTGGAAGACCTCAAACAGACGATCGACGGCCTGCCCCCCGGTAGCGTGCACACCTATGCACTATTCCGAGACGGCAACTATATAGAGGCACGCGTGCAGTTTACCCGCTATCCTACGTTTCTATATCCGCTGTCGCCTTCCCTCTGGCAGTTCTCGCTCTGGGGATTTACCGCAGGGGTGTTCGTGCATGTGCTGGCGCTACTCTTGTTGTTTCCATTAGCCCGACGCAGCCGACGTGCGCTTCTCTCGCTCTTGCTTATCTGCGTTTCGGCCCTCTGGTTCTTCAGCAATCTCGGTCGGCTGTTGATCGTGCAGTTCCTGGGGCCTCCTGCCCCCGGAAGCTTGCAGGACCGGATCTTCCAGCTACTTACGTTCACGGGACTGGTCGGCTGGATTGGCTTTCCCACCTTGCTTCTGCGACAGATCGTGCACGATCTTCGGCTGGAGCGTCCCGCCTTTTACCATCGCAGCTGCTATCTTCCTCCGCTGTTGCTGGCTGCTGCAGTCGTGCTGACCACCTTTCGACCGTTTGCCCTTCCCTTCACGCTTGAGGCGTTAATTGCCCCGATCCTGTTTTATGTCTGCTGCTACGTAGGTCTGGCCGCCGGTCTGACGCTGCTGTTACGGTCTGGTCGGCGTACCCCTTCTGAAGGCTGGAACCGATCGGGCAGTCTGCTCACGCTGGGCTTTTCGGGGCTGCTGGGGCTTTCGGTACTGGATGTAGTCCCGCTGCTTGGTCTGGTCACCGACAGCATGGTAGGCTGGCTGATTGTAGGAACGCAGCTACTATCGATCGCTCCGATCGGTCTGGTATCGCTGGCTACGCTCAAACTGGGGAAGGTCGACCTGGTCCTGGAACGCACGCTGGTCTATGGCACGGTGCTGGGTCTCATTTTTCTGGCCTTTGTCGGGGGCATGGCTCTGATGGAACCGCTGGTAGCACGCAGCGGTACCCCTCCCCACGTCATTGGCGGCCTGTATGTGGTGGTGCTCCTGGTGCTTTTCGAACGCATTGCCCGTTGGCTTCGCCACGAACTGCCTGCCCTTTTCTCAACGGAACGCCAGCGCACCCGTCAATTGCTCAGCCGCTTTCAGGAGCAGCTACGTCAGATGGTCAGTTTTGAAGAACTGGCTCAACAAACGGTGGAGGTCATTGGCGAAGCATTTCGCGTTCGTTCAGTTCGTATTTTCTTCCGTCCGGCCGAATCGACCCCCTGGGTTTCGGCCGTCTATCATCCAGAGCCGCCTTATCTGACCGAACCGATCGTCGAAACCATCTGGCCCTATTTTCGGCAGGAGGGCCGCATCTGGGCGCGTAATCCTGAACTGAACGAAAGCCGCCTGCCGAAAGAAGTACAAGCCCTCCTCGAAAGCCGCCACGTATCCCTTGTGATTCCCATTACCGGCGAAAAGCGCCCTCTGGGCCTGCTCATCCTGGGAGGTAAACGTAACCGTCATGCGTTCTACAATCTGGAAGAGCTGGATTTGCTGCGCATCCTGAGCAGTCAGCTGGCGTTGGCGATTGAGCGCCTGTACCTGATCGAGCGTGAACGGGCCCTGATCCGTCAGAATGCTGAAGCACAACTGGTGGCCCTGCGTGCCCAGATTAACCCGCATTTTTTGTTCAATGCCTTGAATACCATTGCCGCCCTGATCAACGAGCGCCCCGACGAAGCGGAAGCTGCTGTCGAACACCTGGCAGCTATCTTTCGCCATACGCTGAACACAGAGGGGCGTTCATTCGTTACGCTCTCCGAAGAGCTGCAGCTTGTTGCCCACTACCTGGAAATTGAACGGGCGCGCTTTGGAGGCAAGTTGCAGGTGTCCATCGACGTTCCTCCCGACCTGCTCTCCTTTCCAGTACCGGCTTTCGCGGTGCAGACACTGGCTGAGAATGCCGTTAAACATGGTCTGGAAAAGCTACGTGCAGGAGGTACGGTACAGATTCGAGCGCGTCGTCATGCAGATGGCCTTGTTGAAATCCTGGTAGCTGATACAGGGGTCGGCATTCCAGCTCTGTGGGAACAAAACGGTCAGCCTACAGAAGGGCCGCTTCCCTTTTTTGGCCTGGGGCTGCGGAATGTGGCGGCCCGGCTGGAACAACTCTACGGACGACGCGATCTGCTGCGCTTTGAAAGTGCGCCCGGCCAGGGTACACGCGTTCGGTTGCTGCTTCCAGCACCCACACCCCAGATGGTTTCGCCTGTAAACCTGAACCGCTGA
- a CDS encoding LytTR family DNA-binding domain-containing protein, with protein MLRLLIVDDEPPARRRLRKLLEPLQKEGRIATLEEAADGIEALEKLHQQPFDLLLLDVRMPELDGFEVLERIDPDQRPFVIFVTAYDDYALKAFEAHAIDYLLKPVNQQRLLEAIARVEQLQTATLRKAQEERLARLLDWLEAQQQANPSGPRPTAPYLEQLSVTYRDRILIIPVTRLVSAEIHDGITRLYVLDEEAGLPPRLRQHVVNYTLDQLEARLNPHDFLRVHRSAIVQLRHIQALIPWFSGRYKLVLAGDHEVIASRERSKLLKERLIL; from the coding sequence ATGCTCCGCCTGTTGATTGTGGACGACGAACCGCCGGCCCGACGGCGGCTGCGCAAGCTACTTGAACCGCTCCAGAAGGAGGGCCGCATCGCCACGCTGGAAGAAGCGGCCGACGGCATCGAAGCGCTTGAAAAGCTCCACCAGCAACCCTTCGATTTGCTGTTGCTTGATGTGCGCATGCCAGAGCTGGATGGCTTTGAGGTGCTCGAACGCATTGATCCCGACCAGCGACCGTTTGTCATCTTTGTCACCGCCTACGACGACTATGCCCTGAAGGCTTTCGAAGCACACGCCATCGACTACTTGCTCAAGCCTGTCAACCAGCAACGATTGCTGGAAGCCATCGCCCGCGTCGAGCAACTACAGACAGCCACACTGCGAAAAGCCCAGGAAGAGCGCCTGGCCCGGCTCCTCGACTGGCTGGAAGCCCAACAGCAGGCCAACCCCTCAGGACCCAGACCAACTGCTCCCTACCTGGAACAACTTTCTGTTACCTATCGAGATCGCATTCTTATCATTCCCGTCACACGGCTGGTCTCTGCCGAAATCCACGATGGAATTACTCGCCTGTACGTGCTGGATGAAGAGGCCGGGCTACCGCCACGCCTGCGCCAGCACGTGGTCAACTACACGCTGGATCAGCTGGAGGCGCGCCTGAACCCGCACGATTTTCTGCGGGTACACCGTTCAGCTATCGTGCAACTCCGGCATATTCAGGCGTTGATCCCCTGGTTCAGTGGGCGCTATAAACTGGTGCTGGCGGGTGATCATGAGGTAATTGCCAGCCGTGAACGTTCTAAACTGCTCAAAGAACGGCTTATACTGTGA
- a CDS encoding SpoIID/LytB domain-containing protein — protein MLMPSLMLLLSGWVTVTPVYSDTLRVQLFAQFPLDVLVLEPTGADAWLFAEDYTQPLLRLRAGTTLRVDRRSNELRLRTSDRTLFARWIRIYPEAGGYLQVSARRPGQTVGPFTYPGWLCIAPAADGLQILNYVALEDYVAAVLAREHHFNDLESSKALAVAIRTYTLHRLQTLAILSDHAAHQMYEGIDRITPLIREAVAQTRGEVLTYQGELIEAVYFASSGGHTANNEDVWNGTPRPYLRGQPDPYDRNTPYHHWTASIPRDRLLDALSREYGTRITGFRVGRRSPDGRVATIELLRERGEPLSMRANAFRLLVNAHFGRHTLRSTFFEVRRQGNTYLFEGKGFGHGVGLSQYGAREMSRQGYTYRDILAFYYPGTELSRYEAGTLLAATQLPSPAQTEAADFRPPAQTAPVTPAAAEPTLNMPRSAVTIGWSAPSIRHADRSSQRRIGW, from the coding sequence ATGCTCATGCCATCCCTCATGCTGCTCCTGAGTGGCTGGGTAACCGTGACCCCCGTATATTCGGACACATTACGCGTGCAACTGTTTGCGCAGTTTCCACTGGATGTGCTGGTGTTGGAGCCGACCGGCGCCGATGCCTGGCTGTTTGCCGAAGATTACACCCAGCCACTACTTCGCCTGCGTGCCGGGACTACCCTGCGGGTTGACCGTCGAAGCAACGAACTTCGCCTGCGCACCTCCGACCGAACCCTCTTTGCGCGCTGGATTCGCATCTATCCGGAAGCCGGCGGCTATCTGCAGGTAAGCGCCCGACGTCCCGGCCAGACCGTCGGGCCCTTCACCTATCCCGGATGGCTCTGCATTGCTCCTGCAGCCGACGGCCTGCAGATCCTCAACTACGTTGCGCTCGAAGATTACGTGGCGGCTGTGCTGGCTCGTGAACATCACTTCAATGACCTGGAGAGTTCCAAAGCGCTGGCTGTGGCCATCCGCACCTATACGCTGCATCGCCTGCAGACGCTCGCTATATTGTCAGATCATGCAGCTCACCAGATGTACGAAGGCATCGATCGCATCACCCCGCTGATTCGCGAAGCCGTAGCACAAACCCGTGGCGAGGTGCTGACCTACCAGGGCGAGCTGATAGAAGCCGTCTATTTCGCCTCCAGCGGGGGCCACACGGCGAACAATGAAGACGTGTGGAACGGCACCCCGCGCCCTTATCTGCGGGGCCAGCCCGATCCGTACGACCGCAACACTCCCTACCACCACTGGACCGCATCGATTCCACGTGACCGTCTACTGGACGCACTCTCGCGTGAATATGGCACCCGCATCACTGGCTTCCGAGTAGGACGCCGTAGTCCTGACGGTCGTGTGGCTACCATCGAATTGCTTCGCGAACGCGGCGAGCCCCTCTCCATGCGCGCCAATGCATTTCGGCTCCTGGTCAACGCTCATTTCGGACGCCATACGCTTCGCAGCACGTTTTTCGAAGTACGCCGCCAGGGTAATACCTACCTCTTCGAAGGTAAAGGCTTCGGGCACGGCGTAGGACTCAGTCAGTACGGTGCACGGGAGATGTCACGCCAGGGCTATACATACCGCGACATTCTGGCTTTCTACTATCCGGGCACCGAGCTGAGCCGCTATGAAGCAGGGACGCTGCTGGCGGCTACCCAACTGCCGTCGCCAGCTCAAACCGAAGCTGCAGACTTTCGGCCGCCAGCGCAGACAGCACCTGTGACTCCCGCAGCGGCCGAGCCTACCCTCAACATGCCCCGCTCCGCGGTAACCATCGGCTGGAGTGCGCCCTCTATTCGCCACGCTGATCGTTCCTCACAACGCCGAATTGGCTGGTGA
- a CDS encoding TonB-dependent receptor, with translation MQSVLLLTLGIGMLAWTAQGQTPRTAPHTAEDSLTVFQLPPVLVEATRGFTAPWGEALPLLTLRRSPLEVHFRPALTLTETLRDLPGLWLADRQNYALGERVLVRSAGWQAAFGVRGVQVVLDGVPLTMPDGQAVLDPVDPAFVRRAELLRGPAALFWGNGSGGALVLSTWPEPPRPGFSLRLLSGSYGLRRAGGEVVWRAGPHVLAIRASHFAQQGYRAHSRVRLSRLGLQAGLRVNTQTHLRLTLAGSALDARHPGALSADELARDPRQASARYVATRAGKVSRQLQLGTTFVHRLPTSWLTLTTFALIRHLDNPLPFAYIRLRRQAAGLRTTWTHSHGPWRTALGLDLTLQNDNRQNFPNQNGTPGVTRLRDQRERVSEMALFGLVQRTVTSRLQALVGLRLSYLHFTLSDYLLVNGDQSGRRTFRIWTPTLGLVYSPSATMQLFATLGTAFESPTTTELVNRPDGQGGFNPDLAPQYLYGLELGVRQQNTVLQAELTLFYQWVRGRILPFQLEGDGRTFYRNAGRTRQYGLEAWLQVRPTPAVQLRLAYTNARFRFEEPALRGNQLPGLPGHRLAWTLQYQAGPLWLEITGITVGPSYADDANTVRVSGYMTLDLTAGLAHSLLAGFEVRPFISVQNILDRRYVGSVVVNAGSGRYFEPAAGRSVRFGLNLGIP, from the coding sequence ATGCAGTCGGTTTTGTTGCTCACGTTGGGTATCGGGATGCTGGCATGGACGGCTCAGGGCCAGACGCCCCGCACGGCCCCTCATACTGCGGAGGACAGCCTCACGGTCTTTCAGCTTCCACCCGTGCTGGTAGAAGCCACCCGTGGATTCACGGCGCCCTGGGGCGAGGCGTTACCCCTGCTCACGTTGCGACGGTCGCCGCTCGAAGTGCATTTTCGTCCAGCACTGACGCTGACGGAGACGTTACGTGACCTGCCTGGCCTCTGGCTGGCCGACCGCCAGAACTATGCGCTGGGGGAACGAGTGCTCGTGCGCAGTGCAGGCTGGCAGGCAGCCTTTGGGGTGCGCGGCGTGCAGGTTGTACTCGATGGCGTTCCGCTGACCATGCCTGACGGGCAGGCCGTCCTCGATCCAGTCGATCCTGCTTTCGTGCGTCGTGCTGAGCTGCTGCGCGGCCCGGCTGCACTTTTCTGGGGGAATGGCAGTGGTGGTGCGCTGGTGCTTTCGACCTGGCCCGAACCACCCCGCCCGGGCTTTTCCCTACGCCTGCTTAGCGGCAGCTACGGCCTGCGTCGAGCAGGAGGCGAAGTCGTATGGCGTGCCGGACCGCATGTGCTGGCCATTCGCGCCTCCCACTTCGCACAGCAAGGCTATCGCGCACACAGCCGCGTCCGCCTCAGCCGCCTTGGTCTGCAGGCCGGCCTACGGGTAAATACTCAGACGCACCTGCGGCTGACCCTGGCTGGATCCGCCCTGGATGCCCGTCATCCCGGTGCACTGAGCGCCGACGAGCTGGCCCGCGATCCACGTCAGGCCAGCGCCCGCTATGTAGCCACCCGTGCCGGCAAAGTAAGTCGGCAGCTTCAGCTCGGTACCACCTTCGTACACCGGCTCCCGACAAGCTGGCTTACACTGACCACGTTCGCCCTGATCCGGCACCTGGACAATCCCCTGCCCTTCGCCTATATTCGCCTGCGCCGGCAGGCAGCCGGTCTACGCACTACCTGGACGCACAGCCATGGCCCCTGGCGTACGGCCCTGGGCCTCGACCTCACGCTACAAAACGACAATCGCCAGAACTTCCCCAACCAGAACGGCACACCGGGCGTCACGCGACTGCGGGACCAACGCGAACGCGTCAGCGAAATGGCCCTGTTCGGTCTGGTCCAACGCACCGTCACGTCGCGTCTGCAGGCCCTGGTTGGTTTACGCCTGAGCTATCTGCACTTCACACTGAGCGATTACCTGCTTGTCAATGGTGATCAGTCCGGCCGCCGTACCTTCCGTATCTGGACCCCCACGCTTGGTCTGGTCTATTCTCCCAGCGCAACCATGCAACTTTTTGCCACACTGGGCACCGCCTTCGAGTCGCCTACCACAACCGAACTGGTCAACCGCCCTGACGGACAGGGCGGGTTCAACCCGGATCTGGCCCCGCAATATCTCTACGGCCTTGAGCTGGGCGTTCGCCAACAGAATACAGTGCTTCAGGCCGAGCTGACGCTGTTCTACCAGTGGGTTCGCGGTCGCATTCTGCCCTTCCAGCTCGAAGGCGACGGCCGCACCTTTTATCGCAATGCCGGCCGTACCCGGCAGTATGGACTCGAAGCCTGGCTACAGGTGCGTCCAACGCCTGCAGTGCAGCTACGGCTGGCCTACACAAACGCCCGCTTTCGCTTTGAAGAACCTGCCCTCCGAGGCAACCAGCTACCCGGCCTACCCGGGCACCGTCTGGCATGGACGCTTCAATATCAAGCAGGTCCCCTCTGGCTGGAAATAACCGGCATCACGGTGGGCCCCAGCTATGCCGATGATGCCAACACCGTCCGCGTAAGCGGCTACATGACACTGGATCTCACTGCAGGGCTGGCCCATTCGCTGCTGGCTGGTTTCGAGGTGCGCCCATTCATCTCCGTCCAGAATATACTGGATCGACGCTATGTGGGCTCGGTAGTCGTCAACGCCGGGAGTGGTCGCTATTTTGAACCGGCGGCTGGCCGCAGCGTTCGTTTCGGGCTGAACTTAGGCATTCCTTGA
- a CDS encoding NUDIX hydrolase, translating to MGKPKKTQAGVLPIRHRSGQIEVLLVTSRTVNRWILPKGNVRRHQSPMEAARREAYEEAGVRGYIDPEPLGCYLHGRPGDQRWVEVYLMRVDEELDHWPEQHERTRRWMSLQEARQVIYEDGLRTLLDRLPDELTRRRHGRKLSPRASRLLVVLLLLASLALAFGGTYYLARLLARPEVQQRLQELQHETEAAPSTDAMRF from the coding sequence ATGGGCAAACCCAAAAAAACACAGGCCGGGGTGCTTCCCATTCGCCATCGCAGTGGCCAGATTGAAGTACTGCTGGTCACTTCACGTACGGTAAACCGCTGGATCCTTCCCAAAGGAAACGTCAGGCGGCACCAGTCGCCGATGGAGGCGGCCCGCCGCGAAGCCTATGAAGAGGCAGGTGTCCGTGGATACATTGACCCTGAGCCCCTGGGTTGCTACCTGCATGGCCGTCCGGGCGATCAGCGCTGGGTAGAGGTCTACCTGATGAGGGTGGACGAGGAGCTGGACCACTGGCCTGAGCAGCATGAACGCACCCGCCGCTGGATGTCGCTGCAAGAAGCCCGCCAGGTGATCTACGAAGACGGCCTCCGCACGCTACTTGACCGCCTCCCCGACGAACTGACCCGTCGCAGGCACGGGCGTAAGTTGAGTCCTCGGGCCTCCCGCCTGTTGGTGGTGCTCTTGCTGCTGGCCTCGCTGGCCCTGGCTTTTGGGGGTACATACTATCTGGCCCGTCTGCTTGCCCGCCCCGAAGTGCAGCAACGCCTGCAGGAGCTCCAGCACGAAACCGAAGCTGCACCCTCGACCGACGCGATGCGTTTTTAA
- a CDS encoding NADP-dependent isocitrate dehydrogenase → MHQPQEKYRITIAYGDGIGPEIMRATLAVLEAAGAPLEYDVIEIGEKVYRKGVTSGIPDEAWSVLRRNRIFLKAPITTPQGGGYKSLNVTIRKALGLFANIRPTKSLHPYVETPYPDIDLVIVRENEEDLYAAIEHRQTTEVVQALKLVTRPGSEGIIRYAFEYARAYGRRKVTCMSKDNILKMTDGLFHRIFDEIAAEYPDIEAEHRIIDIGAALVAARPETLDVIVTLNLYGDILSDIAAQVAGSVGLGGSANVGTHAAMFEAIHGSAPDIAGKDIANPSGLLNAAVMMLVHLGLADVAARIENAWLRTIEDGIHTADIYRPGKSKQKVGTQAFAEAIIARLGQQPQHLKPVHFRKPGVTVAIRPTPRQPKQLVGVDVFIDWDEDGRDPNVLGRKLEALTGEAFRLRVITNRGVKVYPGGLPETFCTDHWRCRFVAAKETGTVTPTQVLELLRRIHEAGLTFIKTEHLYMFDGQLGYSLAQAE, encoded by the coding sequence ATGCATCAACCTCAGGAAAAATATCGCATCACAATTGCTTACGGCGACGGCATCGGTCCGGAAATCATGCGCGCCACGCTGGCCGTGCTTGAAGCCGCTGGAGCCCCGCTGGAATACGACGTGATTGAAATCGGCGAAAAAGTCTATCGGAAGGGCGTCACCTCTGGTATCCCGGACGAGGCCTGGAGCGTTCTGCGCCGCAATCGAATTTTTTTGAAAGCGCCGATCACCACGCCCCAGGGAGGTGGCTATAAAAGTCTGAATGTAACAATCCGCAAGGCCCTGGGCCTGTTTGCCAATATTCGTCCTACCAAATCCCTTCACCCATACGTCGAGACGCCTTACCCGGATATCGACCTGGTGATCGTCCGTGAAAACGAAGAAGACCTGTATGCGGCGATTGAACATCGCCAGACGACCGAGGTCGTGCAGGCCCTCAAGCTGGTCACCCGGCCGGGTAGCGAAGGCATCATTCGCTACGCTTTCGAATACGCCCGGGCTTATGGCCGTCGCAAGGTCACCTGTATGTCAAAGGACAACATCCTCAAGATGACCGACGGCCTGTTCCACAGGATCTTCGACGAGATCGCCGCCGAATATCCGGACATTGAAGCTGAGCATCGCATCATCGATATCGGTGCTGCGCTGGTGGCGGCCCGTCCGGAAACGCTCGATGTAATCGTCACCCTGAACCTTTACGGAGATATCCTGTCGGATATTGCCGCGCAGGTGGCTGGTTCGGTAGGGCTGGGTGGTTCGGCTAACGTAGGCACACACGCTGCTATGTTTGAGGCCATTCATGGATCAGCGCCCGACATAGCGGGCAAGGACATCGCCAACCCGTCGGGTCTACTCAATGCTGCTGTCATGATGCTCGTCCACCTGGGACTGGCCGATGTTGCTGCCCGTATTGAAAACGCCTGGCTACGTACGATTGAGGATGGCATACACACAGCCGACATTTATCGCCCCGGTAAGAGCAAGCAGAAGGTAGGCACCCAGGCTTTTGCCGAGGCAATCATTGCCCGGCTGGGCCAGCAACCCCAGCATTTGAAGCCCGTGCATTTCCGCAAGCCAGGCGTCACTGTGGCGATTCGTCCCACTCCACGCCAGCCCAAACAGCTGGTGGGCGTAGATGTGTTTATCGACTGGGACGAGGACGGACGCGATCCGAACGTGCTGGGCCGCAAACTGGAGGCCCTGACCGGCGAGGCCTTCCGCCTACGCGTGATTACCAATCGGGGCGTCAAGGTCTATCCCGGCGGCCTGCCCGAAACGTTCTGCACAGACCACTGGCGCTGTCGTTTCGTTGCGGCCAAGGAAACGGGCACCGTAACGCCTACCCAGGTGCTGGAGCTGCTCCGCCGCATTCATGAAGCTGGATTGACGTTCATTAAAACCGAACATCTCTACATGTTCGATGGCCAGCTCGGCTACTCCCTTGCTCAGGCAGAGTAG
- the dnaG gene encoding DNA primase — MRIPEETIEAIRAAVDIVEVVGEYVSLRRRGANWFGLCPFHEEKTPSFSVNPRLGIFKCFGCGVGGDVFAFIQQIEGVNFAEAVHMLAERAGIPIAEREAEADDPRPALYHALRFAARFYFEQLSHPETGRAARAYLKHRGIQPESVRYFGLGYAPDAWDALLQAATAAGLRPDVLEQAGLVLPRRERGGYYDRFRHRLMFPIFSHTGRVVGFGGRLLASNAEQPKYINTPETPVYHKGRILYGLYQARQALRDRGEAILVEGYTDVITLHQAGITHVVATGGTALTPDQVRLLARYVRRVVLLYDADTAGQQATLRSIELFLERGLSVYVVPLPPGEDPDSFVRAQGARAFQVYLQRHRHDFVTFYYEWARQLGQLDTPEDEAEVARTIIKAIGRLPDPLLREPYVRRAAELLRIEPVRLLEILEAQTSSPAPTKLSTPPARPTPPPTTSTWHEAERLLVRLMLEEGKAMVGFVLGHMALEEFTEGPPRQLIARLLEQYEEGTINAQPFLEGHYGPDLQRLTIEALMEPYEPSQNWERKGIAVPRLRDRAYEAAVDAMMRLKLQRIDELIHQLKKEQLHARHNETRLREIMTRLNHILQLRRQIERRTFLNPELLPDS; from the coding sequence ATGCGTATCCCGGAGGAAACCATCGAAGCCATCCGGGCGGCCGTCGATATCGTCGAGGTCGTGGGAGAGTACGTATCGCTGCGACGTCGCGGCGCCAACTGGTTCGGGCTCTGTCCGTTTCACGAAGAAAAGACGCCATCTTTCAGCGTCAATCCTCGCCTGGGCATTTTCAAGTGCTTTGGCTGCGGCGTCGGAGGGGACGTGTTTGCCTTCATTCAGCAGATCGAAGGGGTGAACTTTGCAGAGGCGGTACACATGCTGGCCGAGCGGGCGGGCATTCCGATTGCTGAAAGGGAAGCCGAAGCCGACGATCCAAGGCCGGCCCTTTACCACGCCCTGCGCTTCGCCGCTCGTTTCTACTTTGAGCAGTTAAGCCATCCTGAAACGGGTCGAGCGGCCCGTGCCTATCTGAAGCATCGGGGCATTCAGCCGGAATCCGTCCGCTACTTCGGCCTGGGGTACGCGCCCGATGCCTGGGATGCTCTGCTGCAGGCAGCCACCGCGGCCGGTCTCCGTCCCGACGTACTCGAACAGGCGGGACTGGTGCTTCCCCGCCGGGAGCGTGGAGGCTACTACGACCGCTTCCGTCACCGACTCATGTTTCCCATCTTCTCGCACACAGGCCGCGTGGTTGGCTTTGGCGGGCGCCTCCTGGCGTCCAATGCGGAACAACCCAAGTACATCAACACCCCGGAAACCCCGGTCTACCATAAAGGGCGCATTCTCTACGGCCTGTATCAAGCACGTCAGGCACTTCGAGACCGGGGCGAAGCCATTCTGGTTGAAGGCTACACCGATGTCATTACGCTGCACCAGGCCGGCATCACGCACGTGGTAGCCACCGGCGGTACAGCGCTCACGCCCGACCAGGTGCGTCTACTGGCACGCTATGTGCGCCGTGTGGTATTGCTCTACGATGCCGATACAGCCGGCCAGCAGGCCACCCTGCGCAGCATTGAGCTGTTTCTCGAGCGGGGGTTGAGCGTTTATGTCGTCCCCCTGCCGCCAGGCGAGGATCCCGACTCGTTCGTGCGCGCACAGGGTGCGCGTGCCTTTCAGGTGTACCTGCAACGCCACCGCCACGATTTCGTCACGTTCTATTATGAGTGGGCCCGGCAGCTGGGCCAGCTCGACACTCCCGAAGATGAAGCCGAGGTAGCTCGCACGATCATAAAAGCTATCGGGCGCCTCCCCGATCCGCTACTGCGCGAGCCATACGTGCGCCGCGCGGCCGAGCTGCTTCGCATCGAGCCAGTACGCCTCCTGGAGATTCTGGAAGCCCAGACGAGCTCGCCTGCCCCCACCAAACTCTCGACTCCCCCGGCTCGCCCCACCCCTCCACCAACCACATCCACGTGGCATGAAGCCGAGCGCCTGCTCGTGCGCCTGATGCTGGAAGAAGGCAAAGCCATGGTTGGCTTCGTCCTGGGCCATATGGCCCTGGAAGAATTCACCGAAGGACCTCCACGTCAACTGATCGCCCGCCTGCTTGAGCAGTATGAGGAAGGTACCATCAATGCACAACCCTTCCTGGAGGGCCACTACGGTCCAGATTTGCAACGCCTGACCATCGAGGCCCTTATGGAGCCCTACGAACCCTCCCAGAACTGGGAGCGCAAAGGCATTGCGGTTCCCCGCCTGCGCGACCGGGCCTACGAAGCAGCTGTTGATGCTATGATGCGCCTTAAACTTCAGCGCATTGACGAACTCATTCACCAGCTCAAAAAAGAACAGCTACACGCTCGCCACAATGAAACGCGCCTTCGGGAAATCATGACCCGTCTGAACCATATCCTGCAGCTGCGTCGCCAGATCGAACGCCGCACTTTCCTCAATCCAGAGCTCCTGCCAGACTCCTGA